The genomic interval CTGCGGCATCTTCGGGGAGAGCGAGCTGATCGGCAAAATCATCGAGGGACACTCCCTGGAGCGGCTCTGCGCCGGGGTCAACAATACCCTTATCAAGCGGGTGGCCCCCATGCTGCACCGTTTTCCCCAGGACACAATCGTCCTTACCGGGGGGGTGGCCAAAAGCGCCGCCTTCCGGGAGCTCCTCCGGGAGTCGACCGGGGCCGGGATCGTCGTCCCGGAGCACCCCCAGCACAACGGCGCCCTCGGCTGCGCGGTCCTGGCCGGGAAATGAGGGGCCGTCCCCGCGACTTCAACGAAAGGTAAAAGGCATGGCATTCAAAAAGCGCGACTGGATCTTTATCGTCCTTGTCCTCGGCGTCTTCGGCACCTTCTACGCCCTGACCGGCGAGGAGAAGACCTCCAAGGTCCCCTACGACGACATCCACGCCAAGTTCTACCCCATCGTCAAGGATGAGGGGAAGAAGGCCGCGGAGAAGTTCTGCAAGGAGTGCCACGGTCCGGACGGAATCGCCTTCTCCGCGGAGCACCCCGACCCGATCCGCTGCCTCTTCTGCCACAAGCTGCTGCCGCGCTGATCCCGGCTGGCATCTTCCAGCCTTCCTGGCCCCCTGACACCCTCCCGCTCATCGGCGCCCCCGCACCGTTTCCCATCGCCTGCCCGAAGCCCCCCCTCGGGGGGCTTTTTTCCCGTTTTTTCCTCGCCAGAGGGCCGGACATGGCCTGCCTGTGGCTCTTGCGTTTTTCCCACTCAGGAAGGGACCGGTCTTTCTCGGCCGCGCGGGGATCCCATTGCAGGGGAACGGTTGTTGTTTCAGGGGAAGGAAAGGGGGCGGGGGGATTCGCCGAAGGCGGGGTCAGGAAGAGGCGGAGCGGCGCCGCAGCAGCAGGCCGGTGCCGACGGCCAGGGCGAGGGTCAGCAGGCCGCCCACGAGGCCGGAAAGGGTGGTGCCTGCATCGACGGCCGGCCAGGCGGCCTCTTCGGGGGGGACGGGTTCCGTTCCCTCGGGGGAGAATCCGTAGCCCGGAAGGAGGGCGACTTGCTCCTGCAGGTGGGCCAGAACGGGGTGAGGCCCCGAAGGCGGGGAGGGGAGCTGGCCGTCTTCGGCCATCTGCGAGATCGACCATTCCAGGCCGTCGGGGCGGGGCGATGCGAACCAGGAAAGGGCCCCGGCGGTCAGCGCCGTCGCCAGGACGAAGCCGACCAGTACCTTGCGGAGCGCGGGACCGCCCTGCCCGGGCGAGGCCGCGAACAGTTCAGGGCGAACCCTGCGGACCCAGGAGACGACCGAGGCGGTGATCACCCCTTCGGTCAGGCCGATGGCCAGGTGGATCGGCAGCATCACCAGGGCGAAACCGGTCAGGGGCAGGGCGGAGATGCCCGAAAGGGAGGTCTGGAGCACCACCCCCAGGGCTCCGGTCTGGGATGCGACCAGGGCCGCAGTCACCGAGGCCGCCCAGAGCCGCCGCGGTGACGGGCGCGCTCCGGCGATGGTGCGGTAGACGAGTGGGTAGGCCACCAGGCACGGGAGCAGGCCGAGGTTGAACAGGTTGCAGCCGAGGGCCAGCAGGCCCCCGTCGGCGAAGAGCAGGGCCTGGACCAGAAGGATCGAGGCGACCACCAGGAAGGCGGCGTGGGGCCCGAGCAGGATCGCCAGCAGCAGGCCGCCGCCCAGGTGTCCGCTCGAGCCGGTGCCCGGGATGGCGAAGTTGATCATCTGGGCGGCGAAGATGAAGGCCCCCAGGACCCCCATCAGGGCAACCCGGCCGTCCTCCGGGGCGGTCTGCGCCCTGCGCGAGCAAAGGGCGAGGGTGCCGGCGGAGGCGGCCCACAGGGCGCCGCCGACGGCGGGCGAGAGAAGGGCGTCGGCCATGTGCATGATGGTGCCTGCTCTGCGGTGTGAAGAATGGTGGAAACGTGTTACGCAAGGAAAGTATAACAGCTACGGCCGCCTGTCAATGCAGTCGCCGCGGCCGGGAGCGCTCGGGAAAGGGCTACAGGCCCCGGAGGGTCACCGTTCTGGCGTATCCCCGCGCCAGCTCGGCGAAGGCCTCGAGGCGTTGCGGAGGGTGGGGGTCGGTCTCGCGCGAGGTCTCGGCGAGGGCATGGCGGGGCTGGAACTGCTGGAGCACCCAGGTCCTCGCTCCGCAGACCAGGGCGCCGATGGCGTCGATGTCCGGCTCCTCGACGAAGCCGGGAACGCAGGTGGTGCGGATTTCGTAGTCCGGGGCCCGTTCCAGGATCAGCCGGGCGCTCTTCTCCAGGGCGGACAGGTCCACCGGGGCGCTGTGCAGTTCCCCGTAGCGCTTCGGGTCGGTCTTCAGGTCGAGGGCCACGAAGTCGACCAGGCCCTCGGTCAGGATCTCTTTCATCACCCGGGGTGCCAGGCCGTTGGTGTCCAGCTTGACCAGCAGGCCCAGCGCCCTGATCTTCCGCAGGAGGGGGATCAGTCCCGCATCGACGGTCGGCTCGCCTCCGGAGATGACCACCCCGTCGATGAAAGAACTCCGCTGCCTCAGTTCCTCCAGCAGGGCCTCCAGGGGGAAGTCGGGATACTGCTTCGGGTCCGTCACCAGGGTGGGGTTGTGGCAGAAGGGGCAGGTCAGGTTGCAGCCGCCGAAGAAGACGAGGGAGGCGATGCGGCCCGGGTAGTCGAGCAGACTGGTCCCTTGGAATCCCTTGACGTGCATCTATCCGGTCTTCTTCTTCGGTCCCACCTCGAATTCCCGGCGGTCCTTGAATTCCTCCTTCTTCCCCTTGTTCCACTGCTGGACGGGGCGGAAGAAGCCGCACACCCGGGAATAGACTTCCGTTTTCGCATCACATTTGGTCGCCATCGATTCCTCCTCGTTCGATTTCAAGATCCAGGGGCAGAGGCCCGGGCTCGAGGTTCGTCTCTTGTTGCCGCTTGGAGCTGAGAGCTGCCTTTACGCCGCCTTCCCCTCGTGATGGTGGGGGCAGGAGAAGTGCTCCCCGGAAATGTATCCGTGTTCCGGGCAGATGGTGAAGGTCGGGCTGATGGTGAAGTAGGGCAGGTGGAAGTTCTCCGCGATGCGCCGCACCAGCAGGCGGGCGCTGCGCCAGTCCTCCAGCCTCTCGCCGAGGAAGCCGTGGAAGACCGTCCCGCCGGTGTACTGGGTTTGCATGGCGTCCTGGTGGGAAAGGGCCTGGAAGATGTCGTCGGTGCTCCCCACCGGAAGCTGGGTGGAGTTGGTGTAGTAGGGCTGGTCGGCGCCTGCGGTGATGATGTCGGGATGCAGCTTGCGGTCCTGCTTGGCGAGGCGGAAGCTGGTCCCCTCCGCCGGTGTGGCTTCGAGGTTGTACAGGTGGCCGGTCTCCTCCTGGAAGGCCTCGAGCTGGTTGCGCATGAACTGCAGGGTCTTCACCGCCAGGACCTTCCCCTCGGGGGTGTCGACCCCCTGGCCGATGAGGTTGAGGCATGCCTCGTTCATGCCGATCAGGCCGATGGTGGAGAAGTGGTTGTTCCAGAAGTTGCCGCTGCGTTCGCGGATGGCCGAGAGGTAGAAGCGGGAGTAGGGGTAGAGGTTGTCCTCGGTAAAGCGCTCGAGCTGCTTGCGCTTGATCTCCAGGGATTCGGAGGCGAGCCGCATCAGCTCGGAGATCTGTGCGAAGAACTCGGTCATGCCTTCGGCCCGGTAGGCCGCCCGTGGCAGGTTGAGGGTGACCACGCCGATGGAGCCGGTCAGGGGGTTGGAGCCGAAAAGGCCGCCGCCGCGGCGGCGCAACTCGCGGTTGTCGAGACGCAGCNGAGTTGATGAAGTTGCTGAAGTAGGGGATGCCGTACTTGGCGGTCATCTCCCAGATCGGCTGGAAGCGGTGGCTGTCCCAGTCGAAGCCGGCGGTGATGTTGTAGGTGGGGATGGGAAAGGAGAAGATCCGTCCCGAGGAGTCCCCCTCCATCATCACTTCGCAGAAGGCGCGGTTGAACAGGTCCATCTCTTCCTGGAACTCGCCGTAGGTCTCGGCCATCAGCTCCCCGCCGCGGATCACCGCCTCGTCCGCCATGTTGCGCGGGCAGGTCATGTCCATGGTGATGTTGGTGAAGGGGGTCTGGAACCCGACCCGCGTCGGGACGTTCATGTTGAAGATGAACTCCTGCAGGCACTGCTTGACCTCGGCGTAGCCGAGCCCCTCGTAGCGGATGAAAGGGGCGAGCAGGGTGTCGAAGTTGGCGAAGGCCTGGGCCCCGGCGGCCTCCCCCTGCAGGGTGTAGAAGAAATTCACCGTCTGGCCGAGGGCGGTGCGGAAGCGCTTGGGCGGGGCGCTCTGGATCTTGCCGTAGGCGCCCGTGAAGCCTTTCAGCAGCAGGTCTTTCAGGTCCCAGCCGCAGCAGTAGACGCTGAGCATGCCCAGGTCGTGAATGTGGAAGTCCCCGTCCCGGTGGGCGTCGGCGACGTAGGAGGGGTAGATCTTGTTGAGCCAGTAGTTGCTGGTGATGTTGGCGGCGACGTGGTTGTTGAGCCCCTGAAGGGAGTAGCCCATGTTGGCGTTTTCGTTGACCCGCCAGTCTTCCTGGGTCAGGTAGGAGTCGATCGCCTCGATCGACGCCTTCATGAATTCCCGGGTCTCGCGCAGGGATTCGTGCTGCTTGCGGTAGAGGATATAGCCCTTGGCGACCTGGGCGTGGCCGTTTTCGATGAGGATCTTCTCGACCAGGTCCTGGACGTTCTCCACCGTCGGAATGCGCTCGTCCTTGTAGATGACCTCCAGAATCCCCACCACTTGGCGGGAGATGTCCGCAGCCTTGTCCATGTCGGTGCCGCCCGCGGCGCGCACCGCCTTCTTGATCGCCTCGTTGATCTTCCCCTCGTCGAAGGGGTCGAGCCGCCCGTCCCGCTTGCGAATAAATTCCAACATTGGCACCGCCCTCCCTGATTAGAATCCAAGATTAGCGTGAATTTAGCACAGTGCCTTTTGGTGTCAAGGCAAAAAGCACAACATCTAGATTAGAATTGGAGGCAGGCGTACAACATGTTGTGAACAACCGGGGGGACAGGCTGTGGACGAAAGGTGGATGCGCTGCCCTCAGGGCCCGCCCGTCTTGACCCTCCGGGGGGAGCGTGCTAAACAGGGAAGGTCTGCACACCCCTCTTCGCTGCGAGGAACCCATGGCCGATCTGGTCCGCTTCGGCATCTCCATAGACGACAGCCTCCTGGAGCGCTTCGACGATCTCATCGCCCGCAAGGGCTACGGCAACCGCTCCGAGGCGATCCGGGATCTGATCCGGGGAGCCCTGGTGGAGGACCAATGGGCTCGGGGCGAGGAGGAGACCGTGGGAACCGTCACCCTGGTCTACGACCACCACACCCGGGACCTGGGAGACAAACTCACCGAACGGCAGCACTCCCACCATGACGCCATCATCTCCGCTCTGCACGTTCACCTCGACCACCACAACTGCATCGAAGTGGTGGTGGTGAAGGGGAAGGCCAGAGAGGTGAAGCGCCTGGCCGACGAGTTGATCGGCACCAAGGGGGTCAAGCACGGCAAATTGGTGACGACTACCACCGGCAGGGACCTGGGCTGACCGGGAGGGTCGGGGAGCTTTTTTTTGTTCCGGGGTAGCACAAAAAAGAAAATGGTAGTACCGGCGCCCCGGTTTCGGCGGGGAGGATGCGGACCATGAGTCAAGTCGCCTCGGCCTATCTGGATATTCGCGCCCTGGAGGCCCTGGCCGGGATGGAGAGCACCGTCCACCGCCTCGACCCCCGGGCCAAGCTGGTGACGACCCTGGTCTTCATCGTCGCGGTGGTCTCCTTCGGCCGCTACGAGATCTCCGCCCTGCTCCCCTTTTTCCTTTTCCCCGCCGCGCTGGTCGGCATGGGGCGACTGCCCCTGAGTGTTCTGAGTCGCAAGCTGCTGCTCGCCGCCCCCTTCGTCCTCCTGGTGGGAATCTTCAACCCGCTGATCGACCGGGAGACCCTCCTTGTCCTGGGACCGCTGGAGGTATCGGGGGGCTGGGTCTCCCTGGCCTCCCTGGCGCTGCGCTTCGTGCTTTCCGTCGGCGCGGTCCTCATCCTGATCGCCACCACCGGCATGCAGGGCATCGCCCTCGCCCTGGGGCGCCTCGGCGCGCCGCGGGTCCTGGTGGTGCAGCTCCTCTTTCTCTACCGCTACCTCTTCGTCCTGGTAGAGGAGGGCAGCCGCCTGGTGAGGGCCCGCGCCCAGCGCTCCTTCGGCAGCCGGGGCCTGGGAATAGGCGTTTTCGCCCATCTGCTGAGGCAGTGGCTCCTGCGCACCCTGGACCGTGCCGGGCGAATCCACCTGGCGATGCTGGGGCGGGGTTTCGACGGCGAGGTCCACCTGCTGCGCAGGCTCCATTTCGGACGCCGGGAGGCCCTCTTTACCCTCGGCTGGTCGGCCGCCTTTTTGGCCTTTCGCCTTGTCAACCTGCCCCGCCTGCTGGGGGGCCTGATCACGGAGGTGATGCGATGAGTTCCCCCACCCTCGCCATCGAGGGCCTGGAATACGCCTATCCCGACGGCACCCGGGCCCTGCTGGGGATCACCTGCAGCATCGCCGCGGGCGAATCGGTAGCCGTGGTCGGCGCCAACGGCGCCGGCAAGTCCACCTTCCTGCTGCACCTCAACGGCTCGCTCATTTCAAAGACGGGCGCGGTGCGCCTCGCCGGGAATCGGGTCACTGCCGGAAACCTGCGCCAGGTCCGGCAGCGGGTTGGGGTGGTTTTCCAGGATCCTGATGACCAGCTCTTCATGCCCTCTGTGGAGGAGGACGTGGCCTTCGGTCCCCTCAACCTTGGCCTTCCCCGGCAGGAGGTGGAATCGCGGGTCCGGGAGGCCCTCGGCAGGGTGGGCGTTCTGCACCTGCGGCAGCGTCCTCCCTACCATCTCTCCGGGGGGGAGAAGCGTGCCGTGGCCATCGCGGCGGTGCTCGCCATGGAGCCCGAGGTTCTTGTGCTCGACGAGCCTGCGGCAGGGCTCGATCCGCAGGCGCGCAAGCGTCTCATCGAGCTGCTGCGGGGCTTCGGGCACACCCGGATCATCGCCACCCACGACCTCGACCTGGCCCTCGATCTCTGCGGGAGGACCCTCGTCATGGACGGTGGGCGCATCCTCGCCGACGGCCCGACGGCGGACCTGCTGCGGGACCCGGAACTGCTCGCCGCGGGGCACCTGGAGAGGCCCCTGCGCCTGCAGGGGTGCCCGGTCTGCGGCGGGTGACCCGGCGGGGGGAAGGAAACATCCTGTGAGCTTTTGACGGATCGGCTTGGCTTCAGATCAATAGATGAATCCCCCGTTGCCTGGTGGCGGCGGGGGATTTTTTTCGGGGAGATCGCCTCTGCCGATTTTCGTAGAGCCCGAGGTCTTCATGAAACATCCGATCGGTTTCAGGTCCAGCCGGACTCTGCGTTATCGTCCCGGCGATGCAGAATGGCATGTCGGAACAGAAAAGTGAAAATGACATCGGCTGCACAGGGCTCCCGGCCGGAGTGTTTCTGCCGGGGGGCTGAATCAGGCGGCCCGACCGATTGCGATCTGCCCAGAAGGGGATATCCTCAGTTTAAGAGTTTCGAAGGGAAACAGTATGGGCAAATTCTACGGCCAGGAGGTGAAAAGTGAACGCCAGGTCGGCATCCCTTGTGCTGCTTATTGCGCTGCTGCTGAACTTTGCCGGAAGGGAGGGGCTCATGGCCATGGAAATCAACTCCTCTGCCTTTGCCGATGGCGGCAGCATCCCGACCCGATACACCTGCCAGGGGGCTGACGTTTCTCCCCCGCTGGCCTGGTCGGGAATCCCGCCGGAAGCCAAAAGCCTGGTCCTCATCGTCGACGATCCCGATGCTCCCGACCCGAAGGCCCCGAAAAGAACCTGGGTGCACTGGGTGCTCTACAACCTGGCGCCGGACAGCGGCGGTCTCGCCGAGGCGGTCGAGGACCTGCCTCCAGGTTCCGGGGAAGGGCTGAACGACTGGGGCAGAACCGCCTACGGCGGCCCCTGCCCACCGGTCGGCCGCCATCGCTACTTTCACAAGCTCTACGCCCTGGATACGGTGCTGGACGGTCTGGTTCGGCCGACCAAGGCCCAACTCGAGGCGGCGATGACCGGTCACATCGTGGCTCGGGCCGAGTTTGTGGGCACCTACGAGAAGCATTGAACAAAATGTTGTCCCAATCATAGATGCCCGCTCCGTGCAACAACGAGGTTCAAGTCGGAGTTGGTGGTTTGTCGGTTCGCCTTTATTAT from Desulfuromonas sp. carries:
- a CDS encoding energy-coupling factor ABC transporter permease, giving the protein MHMADALLSPAVGGALWAASAGTLALCSRRAQTAPEDGRVALMGVLGAFIFAAQMINFAIPGTGSSGHLGGGLLLAILLGPHAAFLVVASILLVQALLFADGGLLALGCNLFNLGLLPCLVAYPLVYRTIAGARPSPRRLWAASVTAALVASQTGALGVVLQTSLSGISALPLTGFALVMLPIHLAIGLTEGVITASVVSWVRRVRPELFAASPGQGGPALRKVLVGFVLATALTAGALSWFASPRPDGLEWSISQMAEDGQLPSPPSGPHPVLAHLQEQVALLPGYGFSPEGTEPVPPEEAAWPAVDAGTTLSGLVGGLLTLALAVGTGLLLRRRSASS
- the nikR gene encoding nickel-responsive transcriptional regulator NikR, with amino-acid sequence MADLVRFGISIDDSLLERFDDLIARKGYGNRSEAIRDLIRGALVEDQWARGEEETVGTVTLVYDHHTRDLGDKLTERQHSHHDAIISALHVHLDHHNCIEVVVVKGKAREVKRLADELIGTKGVKHGKLVTTTTGRDLG
- a CDS encoding ABC transporter ATP-binding protein, whose translation is MSSPTLAIEGLEYAYPDGTRALLGITCSIAAGESVAVVGANGAGKSTFLLHLNGSLISKTGAVRLAGNRVTAGNLRQVRQRVGVVFQDPDDQLFMPSVEEDVAFGPLNLGLPRQEVESRVREALGRVGVLHLRQRPPYHLSGGEKRAVAIAAVLAMEPEVLVLDEPAAGLDPQARKRLIELLRGFGHTRIIATHDLDLALDLCGRTLVMDGGRILADGPTADLLRDPELLAAGHLERPLRLQGCPVCGG
- the nrdD gene encoding anaerobic ribonucleoside-triphosphate reductase, which encodes LRLDNRELRRRGGGLFGSNPLTGSIGVVTLNLPRAAYRAEGMTEFFAQISELMRLASESLEIKRKQLERFTEDNLYPYSRFYLSAIRERSGNFWNNHFSTIGLIGMNEACLNLIGQGVDTPEGKVLAVKTLQFMRNQLEAFQEETGHLYNLEATPAEGTSFRLAKQDRKLHPDIITAGADQPYYTNSTQLPVGSTDDIFQALSHQDAMQTQYTGGTVFHGFLGERLEDWRSARLLVRRIAENFHLPYFTISPTFTICPEHGYISGEHFSCPHHHEGKAA
- the cbiQ gene encoding cobalt ECF transporter T component CbiQ, with the translated sequence MSQVASAYLDIRALEALAGMESTVHRLDPRAKLVTTLVFIVAVVSFGRYEISALLPFFLFPAALVGMGRLPLSVLSRKLLLAAPFVLLVGIFNPLIDRETLLVLGPLEVSGGWVSLASLALRFVLSVGAVLILIATTGMQGIALALGRLGAPRVLVVQLLFLYRYLFVLVEEGSRLVRARAQRSFGSRGLGIGVFAHLLRQWLLRTLDRAGRIHLAMLGRGFDGEVHLLRRLHFGRREALFTLGWSAAFLAFRLVNLPRLLGGLITEVMR
- a CDS encoding YbhB/YbcL family Raf kinase inhibitor-like protein — protein: MAMEINSSAFADGGSIPTRYTCQGADVSPPLAWSGIPPEAKSLVLIVDDPDAPDPKAPKRTWVHWVLYNLAPDSGGLAEAVEDLPPGSGEGLNDWGRTAYGGPCPPVGRHRYFHKLYALDTVLDGLVRPTKAQLEAAMTGHIVARAEFVGTYEKH
- the nrdD gene encoding anaerobic ribonucleoside-triphosphate reductase; translated protein: MATKCDAKTEVYSRVCGFFRPVQQWNKGKKEEFKDRREFEVGPKKKTG
- a CDS encoding cytochrome c, which translates into the protein MAFKKRDWIFIVLVLGVFGTFYALTGEEKTSKVPYDDIHAKFYPIVKDEGKKAAEKFCKECHGPDGIAFSAEHPDPIRCLFCHKLLPR
- a CDS encoding anaerobic ribonucleoside-triphosphate reductase activating protein; protein product: MHVKGFQGTSLLDYPGRIASLVFFGGCNLTCPFCHNPTLVTDPKQYPDFPLEALLEELRQRSSFIDGVVISGGEPTVDAGLIPLLRKIRALGLLVKLDTNGLAPRVMKEILTEGLVDFVALDLKTDPKRYGELHSAPVDLSALEKSARLILERAPDYEIRTTCVPGFVEEPDIDAIGALVCGARTWVLQQFQPRHALAETSRETDPHPPQRLEAFAELARGYARTVTLRGL